The following coding sequences lie in one Aureibacillus halotolerans genomic window:
- a CDS encoding DEAD/DEAH box helicase, whose amino-acid sequence MAKFSELGLSKEILEAIGNMGFEEATPIQAESIPLSLKGIDVIGQAQTGTGKTAAFGVPMIEKTTKQHSGVAGLVIAPTRELAMQVAEELNKVGRFKNIRALPIYGGQDITRQIRALKKYPQIVVGTPGRLLDHIKRKTLRLQHIHTVVLDEADEMLNMGFIEDIESILKEVPEARQTLLFSATMPDPIRRIAEKFMRSPEIVRVKSKEVTVPNITQNFIEVDERKKFDALTRLLDMENPELAIVFGRTKRRVDELSEALATRGYSAEGIHGDLTQSKRTSVMKQFKNKTIEVLVATDVAARGLDVSGVTHVYNFDIPQDPESYVHRIGRTGRAGKTGVAFTFVTPREMGQLKNIERLTKRRMTRKPVPSSTEALENQQKMALDKLKETATESNLNDYKTHAEQLLEDHDSITLLSAAIKLLTKEPDETPVRLTAEAPSASRKNFRDNRRGGSGGQNRQNRGGKPEYRRRRSGSGGNSGGSSNKRSSYRDSQSSR is encoded by the coding sequence TTGGCAAAATTTAGTGAACTAGGTTTAAGCAAAGAAATTCTTGAGGCAATTGGCAACATGGGGTTTGAAGAGGCGACGCCGATTCAAGCTGAATCAATCCCTCTCTCGTTAAAAGGTATTGATGTGATTGGTCAAGCGCAAACGGGTACTGGAAAAACAGCCGCATTTGGTGTGCCGATGATTGAAAAAACAACGAAACAACACAGTGGTGTTGCAGGGCTTGTTATCGCACCGACACGGGAGCTTGCGATGCAAGTTGCTGAAGAATTAAACAAAGTTGGTCGTTTTAAAAACATTCGTGCGCTTCCTATTTATGGTGGTCAAGACATCACTCGTCAAATTCGCGCCCTAAAAAAATATCCACAAATCGTGGTTGGAACGCCTGGTCGTTTGTTAGACCATATCAAACGCAAAACGTTGCGTTTGCAGCATATTCATACCGTCGTTTTGGATGAAGCGGATGAAATGTTGAACATGGGCTTTATTGAAGACATTGAGTCGATTCTAAAAGAAGTACCAGAAGCACGACAAACGTTGCTGTTCTCAGCAACGATGCCAGATCCAATTCGCCGAATCGCAGAGAAATTTATGCGTTCCCCTGAAATTGTTCGTGTCAAATCGAAGGAAGTCACTGTACCAAACATTACGCAAAACTTTATTGAAGTCGATGAGCGGAAAAAATTCGATGCGTTGACGCGTTTGCTTGATATGGAGAACCCTGAGCTTGCGATTGTATTTGGACGGACAAAGCGCCGTGTTGATGAGCTTTCAGAAGCTCTCGCTACGCGTGGCTATTCAGCTGAAGGTATCCATGGTGATTTAACACAATCTAAACGAACAAGTGTAATGAAGCAATTTAAGAATAAAACGATCGAGGTTCTTGTTGCAACAGACGTCGCTGCTCGTGGTCTTGATGTGTCAGGTGTCACTCATGTGTATAACTTTGACATTCCACAGGATCCGGAAAGCTACGTTCACCGTATTGGACGTACAGGACGTGCGGGGAAAACAGGTGTTGCCTTTACGTTCGTCACACCTAGAGAAATGGGTCAGCTTAAAAACATCGAACGTTTAACAAAACGTCGTATGACACGCAAGCCTGTTCCTTCTTCTACTGAAGCGTTGGAAAACCAGCAAAAAATGGCGTTGGACAAGTTGAAAGAAACAGCAACTGAGTCCAATCTCAATGATTACAAAACGCATGCAGAACAATTGCTTGAAGATCATGATTCAATCACGTTGCTTTCTGCAGCTATTAAGCTTCTTACAAAAGAGCCAGATGAGACGCCAGTTCGTTTGACTGCAGAGGCTCCATCGGCATCACGGAAAAATTTCCGTGACAATCGTAGAGGCGGAAGTGGCGGCCAAAACCGTCAAAACCGTGGAGGCAAGCCCGAATACCGTCGTCGTCGTAGTGGTAGCGGTGGCAATAGCGGTGGTTCGTCGAACAAACGCAGCTCCTATAGAGATTCACAATCATCTAGATAA
- a CDS encoding STAS domain-containing protein, whose product MSQSISYIKKLLKENTLSLRKKADQMQFIHTGNVSMPSDHREENAIELFDRLLYVTAESISSDVPLINEEAILRWGEEAGQYLAMSRQDITAALTVMKYTRRAIWDLMDTEIKETRLLHEDVIVLGQHVDMAMDTAMTSFSKAYLHVKEEQLLEAQRSILELSTPVVPVLEGVAILPLVGEVDTQRFEYIMEQTLATATQMELDYMIIDVSGIHSIDTKVAHHLYQVIQSLDLIGISSYLTGLRPAVTQTIVSMGVTLASIKTCGTVKQAMDTIIKMKKTTASF is encoded by the coding sequence ATGTCTCAATCGATATCCTATATAAAGAAATTACTAAAAGAAAACACACTTTCACTTCGAAAAAAAGCAGACCAAATGCAGTTCATACATACAGGCAATGTGTCGATGCCTAGTGATCATCGTGAGGAGAACGCAATTGAACTGTTTGATCGATTGCTTTACGTCACAGCAGAGAGCATTTCGTCCGATGTTCCACTCATTAACGAAGAAGCCATATTACGGTGGGGAGAAGAAGCAGGACAATATTTAGCAATGTCTAGACAAGATATAACAGCTGCCCTGACAGTCATGAAATACACACGGCGAGCCATATGGGACCTCATGGATACCGAAATCAAAGAAACACGGTTGCTGCATGAGGACGTGATCGTTTTGGGACAACATGTGGACATGGCAATGGATACGGCCATGACGTCTTTCTCAAAGGCATATTTGCATGTTAAGGAAGAGCAATTGTTAGAAGCACAACGGTCAATCCTAGAGTTGTCCACCCCAGTGGTACCCGTGTTAGAAGGAGTGGCAATCCTTCCGTTAGTCGGAGAAGTTGATACGCAGCGTTTTGAATATATCATGGAGCAGACACTGGCCACTGCTACTCAGATGGAACTAGACTATATGATTATTGATGTCTCTGGTATTCATTCAATTGATACGAAGGTTGCCCATCATTTGTATCAAGTCATTCAATCCCTTGACTTGATAGGTATCTCAAGCTATTTAACAGGGCTCAGACCAGCCGTTACACAAACCATTGTTTCGATGGGTGTTACATTGGCATCGATTAAAACATGCGGAACGGTAAAGCAGGCAATGGATACTATTATCAAGATGAAAAAAACCACAGCTTCTTTTTAA
- the cls gene encoding cardiolipin synthase translates to MKQSRQTILLIALIATFFLGISSFVSPVGRIVCWSLYMVIVLSICLAIMLEARNPYKTLLWFYAILFFPIIGYSLYLVTGQLEVKGHLFREKRQDDRWYFERLEKNKPRDTWRMLTEMEQALSDFIHHTTKSEISFFSSATVLTNGQEKFPKLLSSLKKAERFIHLEYYIFRSDHIGTDIIDVLCEKAKAGLEVRVIYDGIGSLWLKRKAIKRMKDAGVDIYPFLPLREALNTQKLNFRNHRKIVIVDGHVGFVGGLNIGDEYLGRSKKFGFWRDTHLMITGEALQRLHTIFLMDWHYVSGGEKLAIETYSSTKAPSTQVDGAMHVVSSGPDSEQGTMADIYFSMVTSAKQSVWIATPYFIPNKAMRTALGTAAAKGLDVRLIVPEENDGFFTRYGTQSYFDELLSKGVSIYTYKKGFLHGKVILIDGLIASIGTANVDLRSFNLNFEVNVFLFRSSAVHKLVQDYQKDLEDCHQLSIAERQKRGLGIKLKEAFSRLFSPVL, encoded by the coding sequence ATGAAACAATCTCGCCAAACTATTTTGCTCATTGCTTTAATTGCCACCTTTTTTCTCGGCATCAGCTCTTTTGTCTCCCCTGTTGGGCGAATCGTTTGCTGGAGCTTATATATGGTCATCGTGTTATCGATTTGTCTTGCTATTATGTTGGAAGCTCGTAACCCGTATAAAACGCTTCTCTGGTTTTATGCCATTCTCTTTTTTCCGATCATTGGGTATTCATTGTATCTCGTAACCGGTCAACTTGAAGTAAAAGGACACTTGTTTAGAGAAAAACGTCAAGATGATCGTTGGTATTTTGAACGCTTAGAAAAAAACAAGCCCCGAGACACGTGGCGAATGCTTACTGAAATGGAGCAGGCGTTGTCTGATTTTATCCATCACACAACCAAAAGTGAGATTAGCTTTTTCTCTTCGGCTACGGTTTTAACCAACGGACAGGAAAAGTTTCCTAAACTTCTATCCTCATTGAAAAAAGCAGAGCGTTTTATCCACCTTGAATATTATATTTTCCGTTCAGATCATATTGGTACAGATATTATTGATGTGTTATGTGAAAAAGCAAAAGCAGGACTTGAGGTCCGTGTCATTTATGATGGCATTGGAAGTTTGTGGCTAAAGCGAAAAGCAATTAAACGTATGAAAGATGCTGGTGTAGACATCTACCCCTTCCTTCCGTTAAGAGAGGCGCTAAACACACAAAAGCTCAATTTTAGAAATCACCGTAAGATTGTTATTGTAGATGGTCACGTCGGTTTTGTTGGCGGACTGAACATTGGCGATGAGTACTTAGGGCGCTCTAAAAAGTTTGGTTTTTGGCGAGATACTCATTTAATGATTACTGGAGAGGCATTGCAGCGCCTTCATACCATTTTTTTAATGGATTGGCATTATGTAAGTGGTGGTGAAAAGCTTGCCATTGAAACCTACTCCAGCACAAAAGCTCCGTCCACTCAAGTCGATGGTGCCATGCATGTCGTCTCCAGTGGACCAGATTCAGAGCAAGGAACGATGGCGGATATTTATTTTTCAATGGTCACGAGTGCAAAGCAATCGGTTTGGATTGCAACCCCTTATTTTATTCCAAACAAAGCTATGCGCACGGCGCTTGGCACCGCAGCAGCCAAGGGACTTGACGTTCGCCTCATTGTTCCAGAAGAGAATGATGGCTTTTTTACTCGCTACGGGACACAATCCTATTTTGATGAACTCCTCTCAAAAGGGGTCTCCATCTACACTTATAAAAAAGGGTTTTTGCATGGAAAAGTGATTCTCATTGATGGGCTAATCGCATCTATAGGTACGGCAAATGTTGATTTACGTAGCTTCAACTTGAATTTTGAAGTAAACGTCTTTTTGTTCCGTTCTAGCGCTGTCCACAAGCTCGTCCAGGATTATCAGAAGGATTTAGAGGATTGCCATCAACTTTCTATTGCTGAACGCCAAAAGCGCGGACTGGGCATTAAACTGAAGGAAGCCTTTTCCCGTCTTTTCTCGCCTGTGTTGTGA
- a CDS encoding thiamine-binding protein, giving the protein MSNVNLGFQVLPKVSGDLKSYEVVDRAIEVVANSGVSYEVGPMETVMEGDLNELLEIVKKAQDACIAAGASEVMTHVKIHYRPDGGVTIDEKIGKYRD; this is encoded by the coding sequence ATGTCAAACGTTAATCTTGGCTTCCAAGTGCTACCAAAGGTAAGTGGAGACCTCAAGAGCTATGAGGTCGTCGATCGTGCCATTGAAGTGGTTGCCAATTCAGGCGTTTCCTATGAAGTAGGTCCAATGGAAACAGTCATGGAGGGCGATTTGAACGAGCTATTGGAGATCGTTAAAAAAGCGCAGGATGCGTGTATCGCAGCAGGGGCGTCAGAAGTAATGACCCATGTCAAGATTCATTATCGCCCTGATGGAGGCGTCACCATTGATGAGAAAATCGGGAAATATAGAGATTAA
- a CDS encoding ABC transporter permease, whose translation MRKSGNIEINRAFTRGVLLPTCFILMLLLCWEVGVWLTGIEHWILPPPSVVIQTFFLSWPLLLTHIGPTVTETLIGLGIAIVVAVLIATLTDLAFWLRQTLYPPLVISQTIPIIAVAPLFMIWFGYGLTPKIIVVALVCFFPMTISLADGYRQVDPAMIKLLRSMGATRWHIFKMVKLPAALPAFFSGLRIAGTYSVMGAVIGEWLGASKGLGVFMTRSSQSFQTDRVFAAILVIVLLSLLIYGLIEWISRLVMPWQSQRVQQKTSHRDKKTISKNKE comes from the coding sequence ATGAGAAAATCGGGAAATATAGAGATTAACCGTGCTTTTACTCGTGGTGTCCTTCTGCCTACTTGTTTTATCCTTATGCTCCTTCTGTGTTGGGAGGTCGGTGTCTGGCTGACAGGGATTGAGCATTGGATTCTCCCACCACCGAGCGTTGTCATCCAAACGTTCTTTCTATCATGGCCACTTCTTCTCACACATATAGGTCCTACGGTGACAGAAACCTTGATTGGTCTTGGCATCGCAATCGTTGTAGCTGTTTTAATTGCCACGTTAACAGACCTGGCATTTTGGCTTAGGCAAACCTTGTATCCTCCACTTGTGATATCACAGACCATCCCTATTATTGCGGTGGCCCCATTGTTTATGATTTGGTTTGGCTATGGGCTGACGCCAAAAATCATTGTTGTCGCGCTCGTTTGCTTTTTCCCGATGACAATTAGCTTGGCTGATGGCTATCGCCAGGTTGATCCTGCGATGATAAAGCTGCTTCGTTCAATGGGGGCAACTCGTTGGCATATATTCAAAATGGTCAAACTTCCTGCCGCATTGCCAGCGTTCTTTTCAGGATTACGTATTGCGGGGACGTACAGTGTAATGGGGGCTGTTATTGGAGAATGGCTTGGTGCGAGCAAAGGGCTCGGCGTCTTTATGACAAGGTCTTCACAATCCTTCCAAACCGACCGTGTGTTTGCCGCCATTTTAGTGATCGTTTTGTTAAGCCTCCTCATTTACGGGCTGATAGAGTGGATCTCGCGCCTCGTGATGCCATGGCAATCACAACGTGTGCAGCAGAAAACAAGTCATCGTGACAAAAAAACGATTTCAAAAAACAAGGAGTGA
- a CDS encoding ABC transporter substrate-binding protein gives MNKHWLFALLLSSLFLLAACTNGASPEEQDESKAGLTDVTVMLDWFPNTNHTGLYVAQQKGFFEEAGINVTIQQPGEGTTADTMVASGTADFGISTQENVTLARTKDIPVVSVAAIIQHNTSSFASLAEDNITTVNDFEGKRYGGWGSESEEATLRGVMQNAGADPDNVEMITLGATDFLKAIGRDADIMWIFDGWDLVGAELAGKDIHTIPLREIDPALDYYTPVLISNESLLSEQPDLAKSFMDAVSKGYTFAIEEPEEAADILLEAAPELDAELVKKSQAYLSKEYQADASAWGIQNEDVWQRYADWMSERGLIEDSFTAVDAFSNDFLP, from the coding sequence ATGAACAAACATTGGCTTTTCGCACTGCTCTTAAGTTCTCTATTTCTGTTGGCTGCTTGCACGAATGGAGCATCCCCTGAAGAACAAGATGAAAGCAAAGCTGGTTTAACCGACGTAACGGTCATGCTCGATTGGTTTCCAAACACGAACCATACTGGGCTTTACGTGGCACAGCAAAAAGGTTTTTTTGAAGAGGCTGGCATTAATGTGACTATTCAACAGCCTGGAGAAGGAACGACTGCCGACACAATGGTAGCCTCAGGAACGGCTGATTTCGGCATAAGCACACAGGAAAACGTGACGCTTGCACGTACAAAAGACATCCCTGTAGTTTCTGTAGCTGCAATTATTCAACACAATACCTCTTCTTTTGCGTCTCTTGCCGAGGACAACATCACGACAGTAAATGATTTTGAAGGCAAACGGTATGGAGGTTGGGGATCCGAAAGTGAAGAAGCAACCCTTCGAGGCGTGATGCAAAATGCCGGCGCTGATCCTGACAACGTGGAAATGATTACACTTGGTGCGACCGATTTCTTGAAGGCGATTGGTCGTGACGCAGATATCATGTGGATTTTTGATGGCTGGGATCTTGTCGGCGCAGAGCTTGCCGGCAAAGACATTCACACCATTCCTTTAAGAGAAATTGATCCCGCGCTCGATTATTACACACCTGTGCTCATTTCAAATGAATCGCTCCTATCAGAACAACCTGACCTGGCGAAGTCGTTTATGGATGCTGTATCAAAAGGATACACATTTGCTATTGAAGAACCAGAAGAAGCTGCCGATATTCTTCTTGAAGCTGCTCCTGAACTCGATGCGGAGCTTGTGAAAAAGAGTCAAGCATATTTAAGTAAGGAATATCAGGCGGACGCGTCAGCCTGGGGTATACAAAATGAAGACGTTTGGCAGCGTTATGCAGATTGGATGTCAGAACGCGGATTAATTGAAGACTCCTTCACTGCTGTGGACGCGTTTTCAAACGACTTTTTACCATGA
- a CDS encoding ABC transporter ATP-binding protein: protein MNQPLIEVQAVEKAFGETVALASADLTVHSGEFVSIIGQSGCGKSTLLDIISGLVGPDRGDIFLDGQSVLHSTGHAGYMPQQDVLLPWRTIIDNVILPLQIDGTTKKAARKIAQEQLPKFGLEGFGDRYPDALSGGMKQRASFLRTCLTKKKLLLLDEPFGKLDALTRLEMQQWLVKLAHSMSLTILFVTHDIDEALLLSDRIYVMSPRPGRIVKELHVEGERPRSMETLSSPQLQEQKQTLLKMLFDQERS, encoded by the coding sequence ATGAATCAGCCATTAATTGAAGTCCAGGCGGTGGAAAAAGCATTCGGTGAGACCGTCGCTTTAGCCTCTGCAGATCTCACTGTCCATTCTGGAGAATTTGTGTCCATCATCGGGCAAAGTGGTTGTGGAAAAAGTACATTGTTGGATATCATTTCCGGTTTGGTGGGGCCAGATCGAGGGGACATTTTCCTTGATGGGCAGTCTGTGTTACATTCCACTGGTCATGCTGGATATATGCCTCAACAGGACGTGCTCCTTCCATGGCGTACCATTATTGATAATGTCATTCTCCCGTTACAAATTGACGGAACAACCAAAAAGGCTGCACGTAAAATCGCGCAGGAACAACTACCTAAATTTGGTCTGGAAGGGTTCGGGGATCGATATCCTGACGCATTGTCAGGGGGCATGAAGCAACGTGCCAGCTTCTTGCGCACATGCCTTACAAAGAAAAAGCTGTTGTTGCTTGACGAACCATTCGGCAAACTAGATGCCCTCACACGTCTTGAAATGCAGCAATGGCTTGTAAAGCTTGCTCATTCTATGTCATTAACGATCCTTTTCGTTACACATGATATAGACGAAGCTCTCCTGCTGTCTGATCGCATTTATGTCATGTCCCCACGACCGGGACGAATTGTTAAAGAACTCCACGTGGAAGGAGAGCGTCCTCGTTCGATGGAAACTCTCTCTTCCCCTCAGTTACAAGAACAAAAACAAACATTGCTAAAAATGCTATTTGATCAGGAGCGGTCGTAA
- a CDS encoding ribonucleoside-diphosphate reductase subunit alpha, translated as MMLAIDSHEKAYAYVQEVAKNFPELDTSELMEKIERYLEHRDDFTDEQFEHYLRLSALEKITAEEPDWTYFAAKVYLDGLYKKAAVSRQYDPEQKYGSLLKLLKVLTAMDIYNNDLLKSYSADEIQLLEQEITPEQDEKFTYIGLLTLAERYLARSHAGDVYELPQERLMIIAMTLMQKEPAQHRLALVKESYWALSNLYMTVATPTLANAGKTYGQLSSCFIDTVDDSLRGIYDTNTDIATLSKHGGGIGVYMGKIRSRGSDIRGFKGVSSGVIPWMKQLNNTAVSVDQLGQRQGAVAVYLDVWHKDIFSFLDTRLNNGDERQRTHDLFTGVCLPDLFMEQVEKREDWYLFDPHEVRKVMGFSLEDYFDEELGKGSFRDRYWACVEHPDLDKRQLPAIEIMKSIMVSQLETGTPYMFYRDTVNRANANSHQGMVYCSNLCTEIMQNMSATTVTEEYTKDGKIITVKAPGDFVVCNLSSISLARAVQDDVVERLVNIQVRMLDNVIDLNDLPVHQAKITNQKYRAVGLGTFGWHHLLAVKGIAWESEEAVHYCDELYEDIAYYTIRTSMELAKEKGHYPAFNGSEWETGAYFDKKDYTGDRWDTLKQDVHVNGVRNGYLMAVAPNSSTALIAGSTAGIDPIFRKEYSEEKKDYRIPVTAPDLSAKTTWYYKSVYLIDQHWSIRHNEKRQRHIDQSISFNLYVRNDIKAKELLTLHQQAWESNLKTTYYVRSTSGDVIEACESCES; from the coding sequence ATGATGTTGGCAATTGATAGTCATGAAAAAGCATATGCGTATGTACAAGAGGTAGCAAAAAATTTTCCAGAACTTGATACAAGCGAATTAATGGAGAAAATAGAACGTTACCTAGAGCATCGAGACGATTTTACAGATGAGCAGTTCGAGCACTACTTACGATTGAGCGCTCTAGAAAAAATTACAGCGGAAGAACCCGACTGGACGTATTTCGCAGCTAAGGTGTATTTGGACGGGCTTTACAAAAAAGCAGCCGTCAGTCGCCAGTACGATCCAGAACAAAAATACGGTTCATTGCTTAAGCTACTAAAAGTGCTTACAGCGATGGATATCTACAACAACGATCTCCTTAAATCATACAGCGCCGACGAAATTCAACTGTTGGAGCAGGAAATCACTCCAGAACAGGATGAGAAGTTTACATACATCGGCCTCCTGACCCTGGCCGAACGTTATCTAGCCAGATCTCATGCAGGCGATGTATATGAGCTACCTCAAGAACGACTAATGATTATCGCCATGACTCTTATGCAAAAAGAGCCTGCCCAGCATCGTTTAGCCCTTGTTAAGGAAAGCTACTGGGCGCTCTCTAATCTTTACATGACAGTTGCCACTCCAACGCTTGCCAATGCCGGGAAAACATATGGTCAGCTTTCTAGCTGCTTTATCGATACAGTTGATGATTCACTCCGCGGCATTTATGACACGAACACGGATATTGCAACACTTAGCAAGCACGGTGGAGGCATCGGGGTTTACATGGGCAAAATTCGTTCCCGCGGCAGTGACATCCGTGGATTTAAAGGGGTTTCCTCTGGTGTTATTCCTTGGATGAAGCAATTAAACAATACAGCTGTCAGTGTCGATCAGCTTGGGCAGCGTCAAGGCGCCGTAGCTGTTTATCTTGACGTTTGGCACAAGGACATCTTTTCGTTTTTAGACACACGCTTAAACAACGGTGACGAGCGTCAGCGTACGCATGATTTATTTACTGGCGTTTGCCTGCCTGATTTATTTATGGAACAGGTTGAAAAACGTGAAGACTGGTATTTATTTGACCCACATGAGGTTCGTAAAGTGATGGGCTTCTCGCTCGAGGATTACTTTGATGAAGAGCTTGGCAAAGGATCTTTCCGCGATCGCTACTGGGCATGTGTCGAGCATCCTGATTTGGACAAGCGTCAACTTCCAGCGATTGAAATTATGAAATCCATTATGGTCTCTCAGCTTGAAACAGGCACGCCTTATATGTTCTACCGTGACACTGTCAACCGTGCGAACGCCAATTCACACCAAGGCATGGTGTACTGTAGTAACCTTTGTACTGAAATTATGCAGAACATGAGCGCGACGACAGTCACTGAAGAATATACAAAAGATGGAAAGATAATTACAGTCAAAGCACCTGGTGATTTTGTTGTCTGCAACCTCTCTTCCATTTCATTGGCTCGTGCTGTGCAAGACGATGTTGTCGAACGACTCGTCAACATTCAAGTGCGCATGTTGGACAACGTCATTGACCTAAATGATTTGCCTGTCCATCAAGCAAAGATAACCAACCAGAAATACCGCGCTGTCGGTCTTGGCACCTTTGGTTGGCACCACCTTCTCGCTGTCAAAGGAATTGCATGGGAATCCGAAGAGGCGGTTCATTATTGTGACGAGCTTTATGAAGACATTGCGTATTACACCATACGCACAAGCATGGAGCTTGCAAAGGAAAAAGGTCACTACCCAGCATTTAATGGCTCAGAATGGGAAACTGGTGCCTACTTTGATAAAAAAGACTATACCGGCGATCGCTGGGACACATTAAAACAGGATGTCCATGTAAACGGGGTACGCAATGGCTATCTCATGGCGGTTGCACCGAACTCATCTACAGCGTTAATTGCTGGTTCCACAGCAGGCATTGATCCGATCTTCCGTAAAGAATACTCGGAAGAGAAAAAGGACTATAGAATTCCTGTCACAGCGCCTGACTTGTCAGCAAAAACAACATGGTATTACAAATCCGTGTACTTGATTGACCAGCATTGGAGCATCCGTCATAACGAGAAGCGCCAACGTCATATCGATCAGTCCATTTCCTTTAACCTGTATGTTCGAAACGACATTAAAGCGAAAGAACTTTTAACACTGCACCAGCAGGCTTGGGAGTCTAATTTAAAGACAACGTACTATGTGCGCTCCACTTCTGGTGATGTTATTGAGGCTTGTGAGAGTTGCGAAAGCTAG
- a CDS encoding ribonucleotide-diphosphate reductase subunit beta: protein MTTSHQLEKRKLMDPEAPNRSTAIINGQSSNILNWDDVRFSWAYPKYKRMLSNFWTPFEINMSKDIRQFPQLSENEQDAFLKIIGLLALLDSIQTDYAGKVADYLTDSSLNALMIILAQQEVIHNHSYSYVLSSVVSKTQQDKTFDYWRTEPTLRKRNDFVTNGYASFADEPTVSNLLRSVVYDVILEGLFFYSGFAFFYNLARNQKMVATSTMINYINRDEQLHVDLFVKIYKEVLNEYPDENTAELEQFVIDTFKQAAELEIAWGREIIGNRMEGIEMHELEDYIKFMAQKRVKQLGYEGPYPEHTKNPMRWIVAYQEVDLGKTDFFEQKSRQYTKTNDANGFDDL from the coding sequence ATGACAACTTCTCATCAGCTTGAAAAACGTAAGCTTATGGATCCTGAGGCACCAAACAGGTCCACTGCTATCATCAATGGACAAAGCTCGAACATTTTAAACTGGGATGATGTCCGTTTTTCATGGGCGTACCCAAAATACAAACGTATGTTATCCAACTTCTGGACACCATTCGAAATTAATATGTCTAAAGACATCCGCCAATTTCCACAGCTCTCTGAAAATGAGCAGGACGCATTCCTGAAAATTATTGGTTTACTCGCTTTGTTGGACAGCATTCAAACCGACTATGCAGGCAAGGTTGCAGATTACCTTACCGATTCTAGTCTAAACGCATTGATGATTATTCTTGCGCAACAGGAAGTCATTCATAACCATTCCTATTCCTATGTCCTTTCTAGCGTTGTCTCCAAAACACAACAGGACAAAACCTTTGACTACTGGCGTACCGAACCAACGTTGCGTAAACGCAATGACTTTGTGACAAACGGGTATGCAAGTTTTGCAGACGAACCTACAGTATCGAATTTGCTTCGTTCCGTCGTGTACGATGTCATCTTGGAAGGTCTCTTTTTCTACTCTGGGTTTGCATTCTTTTACAACCTTGCCCGCAACCAAAAGATGGTCGCCACAAGCACAATGATCAACTATATCAATCGTGATGAGCAGCTTCACGTTGATCTGTTTGTGAAGATCTACAAAGAAGTACTGAATGAATACCCTGACGAAAACACAGCAGAGCTAGAACAATTCGTCATCGATACATTCAAACAAGCGGCTGAACTCGAGATTGCTTGGGGACGAGAAATTATCGGCAATCGCATGGAAGGCATCGAGATGCACGAGCTTGAAGACTACATTAAGTTTATGGCTCAAAAACGCGTTAAACAGTTAGGTTATGAGGGGCCGTACCCTGAACATACGAAAAATCCGATGCGTTGGATCGTTGCCTATCAAGAGGTCGATCTCGGTAAAACAGACTTCTTTGAACAGAAGTCGCGTCAGTACACGAAAACAAATGATGCCAATGGCTTTGATGATCTTTAA